The genomic segment AAGCGTCGGGATCGGCATCGGCGTCGGCGTTGTCATTCAGCATGAATTGTATCGGGGCGCCGGCGGTTTTGCCGGAGAAGCCGGACACATGGCGATTATCGCCGATGGGGAACAATGCAGTTGCGGCAGCCGCGGCTGCTGGGAATTGTACGCTTCGGAGAATACGATTTTGCGAATGGCTGAAAAAAAGGGCGTATCCGGAAATTTACACCACCTCATTGAGCGGGCCGCCATGCATGATCAGGAAATTATCGCGGCAATCGCGTATGCCGGCCGCAATCTCGGCATCGGGCTGGCCAATTTGGCGAACGCGTTCAATCCGGAAAAAATCATTGTCGGCAACCGCATCACGCTCGCCCGCGAATGGATCGAAGAACCGATGGCGGCGGCGTTTTCCGAGCGGTGTTTGCCTTTTCACAAAAACGCGACGGAAATATTGTTTTCCGGGTTGGCCATGCGTTCTACGGCATTGGGCGGCGCCCACTTCGCCATCGCGCATTTTTTTGCGGAAATGAAGGCAAAATTGGACTAAAAAAAGAGCGCAAAAGTACACGATCATTTTCGGAAAACGGCTTTTCAAAAAGATGATCGTGCACGTTTGCGCTTGAATTTTATTTATCCGTGGCGTTTTTGGAAATCGGCCATAAACTCGGCCAACGCTTTGCAAGCTTCGACCGGAACGGCATTATACGCGGAAGCGCGCAATCCGCCGACGCTGCGATGCCCTTTTAAGCCGACAAAGCCATGTTCGCCTGATTCTTTGACAAACGCCTTCTCCAATTCCTCGTTCGCCAACCTAAACGTAATATTCATCAACGAACGGCTGTCGTTCGCGGCAACGCCTTTATAGAATCCGCCGCTTCTGTCGATCGCGTCGTAAAGCAATTTTGCTTTTTCCTCGTTGCGCCTGGCTATGGCGCTCAAGCCGCCCTGCCCTTTCACCCATTTCAATACGAGGTTCATCACATATACCGAATAGGCAGGCGGCGTATTGTAAAGCGAGTCGCTTTTGACATGGGTCGCGTATTTCAGCATCGTCGGAAGTTCCTTGTTCGCTTTTTCCACCCAATCTTCGCGAATAATGACCAAAGTTACGCCGGATGGTCCCAGATTTTTTTGCGCGCCCGCGTAAATAAGCGCAAAATTGCCGACATTCACCGGCCTGCTCAAAATATCGCTCGACATATCGGCTACCAGCGGGATATCTTTCGTATTCGGGTACTCCTTGTATTGGATGCCGCCGATCGTTTCATTTGAAGTGATATGCACATAAGCCAGATCCGACGCGAGTTGCAGGCTGTTTACATTGGGAACGCGCGTGAAATGGTCCGCTTCGCTGGTGGCGACGATTTCCGTTTCGCCGATTAGCTTGGCTTCCTTCAACGCTTTTTCCGACCAGCTCCCGGTCATGACGTATCCGGCTTTTTTTCCCTTAGGCAGGAAATTCAGGGGGACCATGGCAAACTGCGTGCTTGCTCCGCCTTGCAGAAACAGCACTTTGTATCCATCCGGGATGGAAAGCAGTTCTTTGAACAAGTTTTGCGTCTCCGTGTTGATCGCGTCATATTCTTTGCTGCGGTGTGAAATTTCCATCACCGACATGCCGATGCCGTTATAATCGACAAATTCGCTTTGCGCCTGCTCAAGCACCGCAAGCGGAAGCGCAGCGGGTCCGGCGTTGAAATTGTATGCCCTGTTGCCCATCCGTTCTTCTCCTTCTTTTGTTTGATACGGCTATGATAGCAATATTCTTTTGGACGTTCAAGGACTTTATTGCGGTATGAATCCGAATACTGCCGGAGAAATAAAGAACGCCCCAAGGTCGCAAGCGAAAAACCTGGGGCGCCTTTTGCCGGCCAACGGCCGGCGGGCCAGGCTTCAAACCGGAAACGGCTCTTTTCGGGTTGTGAAACTGCGGCCGAGAACGGGAGCAAGTTTCTCCAGATCCTTCAGCAAGCGGGCGAATTGATCCGGGAACAACGACTGGACTCCGTCGCCTGTCATGGAATTATCCGGGTCGGTATGCATTTCGATAATCAACCCGTCGGCTCCGGCCGCGATAGACGCCTTTGCCATCGTTTCCACCAATTCGCGGCGTCCGGTCGCATGGCTCGGGTCGACAATAACCGGCAGATGGCTTAACTGGTGCAGAACCGGCACCGCATTCAAATCCAGCGTGTTGCGCGTATAGGTTTCGAAAGTGCGGATACCCCGTTCGCACAGCAAAACATTCGGATTGCCGCCGGCCAAAATGTATTCGGCGGCATTCAGGAACTCGTCGTAAGTGGCGCTGAATCCGCGCTTCAACAGGACGGCCTTGCGCACCGTACCCAATTTGCGCAGCAGATCAAAGTTTTGCATATTGCGGGTGCCGACCTGCAAAATATCGGCGTATTTCGCGCAAATATCCACATATTCCGGCGTCATGACTTCGGTAACGGTCAAAAGGCCGTGCTTGGCGGCGGCTTCGGCCATCATTTCCAGGCCTTCAACGCCGATCCCCTGAAAACTGTACGGGCCTGTGCGCGGCTTGAACGCGCCGCCGCGCAACACTTGGCCGCCCGCCGCTTTGACAAGGCGGGCGATTTCGTCAATCTGTTTGGGCGACTCCACCGCGCATGGCCCGCCCATGACGACGATTTCCTCGCCGCCAAACTTGACGCCTTTTATATCGATAATCGTATTATCGGGATGAAATTCGCGGCTGGCCAATTTATACGACTTGGATATTTTGATGACTTCCTCCACGCCGGACAACTGCCGCAACTGTTCCGCCAAAGTCGGATCGGCTTTGCCGACAATGCCGACAACCGTCCGGTCCGTGCCGCGGGAAATGTGCGCCTGCATGCCGTGCTTTTCAATGAAGCGGACAATTCCCATAAGCCGTTCTTCCGTCGCGGAATGCGATAAGATAGCGATCATAATTCTCAACTCTCCTGTGAGCTACGCTCATGGCTATTTTTCTTTCGCGCTTAAACGCTTATACGCTTAAACGCTTTTAATCGTTAAAGCAACTATACATGAAATACCGGGCATAGTCAAGCGGTTATTTTTCCTGCAATCTCGCTTTTTTCCGCAATTTGCGCTTTTCCGTTCGCCTTCTCGCGTAAACTTCCAATAACAGTCTTACGGGAAAATACACTATGATGCCCATAATGGCGCCATCGATGATGCCTCCCACGATCAGCTTCAGATTGAATACAAACACTTTTCCCAGCCAATCCGGGAGCATTTCATGCAGGCGCATTTCCACGGCGCGGCTTACGACCAGGCCGCCAACCCGTTTGTTCAATAAAAAGACCGCGGTATAGATGACTTTCCCGAACACAAAGCCGATTAACGCTCCGGCAAAGCTGGCGCGAAAAAAATAAACAAGCGGAAATATGAGAAAAAAAGCGATGCCGATCGTCGGCAGCGTGAACATTTCAATAAACAAGCCAATGGAGAAGCCTTTCGCCACTTTGGAGGGGCCGCCTTTCGCCCGAAGCAGCAGCAAGTATTTATATTTGAACCATTTTTTTATTCGTTTCAGCAATTGGTACCGGCCTTTCATTTCTCGCGCGCTTGAAACAACAAGCGATCCATATCCACCGTGCGGACGATTTCCCAGGTGGACGGATCATTTTCATCAAACTGTTCGAGGTATTGAATAACTTCTTTGGTGATCGGCGTAGGCGTGGACGCCCCCGAAGTGACGGCGACATTGCGCTTGCCCATCAGCCAGCTTTGCCGGATTTCCGTGACGTCGGCCACCCGGTACGCCTTAACTCCGGCTATTTCTTCCGCAACCTGCGCCAACCGGTTGGAATTGTTGCTGCGCGGATCGCCCACCACGATGACCAGGTCGGCGTTTTTGCCGCGCCTCGCCACCGCTTCCTGGCGCTTCTGCGTCGCCATGCATATTTCGTTATGGACTTCCGCATGCGGGTACTTTTCAAGGCATTTATTCATAATATGCCGGATGTCCCACTGGCTCATCGTCGTTTGGTTTGTGATCACGATTTTATCCGACTGCACGTTCAGGGAAGCGACTTCCGCTTCCTTTTCGATCAAGGTGACATGTTCCGGGCAGACGCCGACCGCTCCCTCCGGTTCAGGATGCCCTTTTTTGCCGATATAAATGACTTCATAGCCTTGAGCCGTTTTTTCGCGGATTAGATCGTGCGTTTTCGTTACGTCCGGGCAAGTCGCGTCAATGACGGTCAATCCTTTTTCCCTGGCGCGGCGGCGCACTTCCGGAGAAACACCGTGGGCCGTAAACAAGACGGTGCCTTTGTCAACCTGTTCCAAAATGTCGAGGCGATTGGGGCCGTCAAGCGTCACGATGCCTTCCTTTTCGAACGCCTTGGTGACATTCCTGTTGTGCACAATCATGCCGAGGATATAGATCGGGCGCGGCGTGTGGATATTTTTGGCTGTTAAGAGCGCCAGTTTGATCGCATCGACAACGCCGTAGCAATATCCGCGCGGCGAAATTTTCAGCACCTGCACGGTTCTTTCACTCCAAACGAAACGGTTTTCGAGCCTTCCCCATTATACCACAAAAAGAAAAAACCGACTCACGCTTTCGGCGCGCAGCCGGTCGGAACAACGCAAGATTTTACGCTTCATTATCGGTTGAAAATTTTGCCGGGAGCCAGATAATAAAGGTTGTGCCGGCGTTTTTGCGCGTTTTTACCTCGATCGAGCCGTGGTGCTCGTCCACGATCCATTTGGCGATGGACAGCCCCAAGCCGGTGCCGGATTTTTCGCCCCTCGACACGTCCGCGCGATAAAACCGCTCGAAAATATGCGGCAGTTCCTCTTTGTCCATTCCGATTCCGGTATCGCTGATGCGGATGCCGATCTGTTCCGCCTCCCTGAGCGCATCGAGCGTGACGCTGCCCTCCTCGGTATATTTAAAGGCATTTTCAATAAAGATAAATAAAAGTTGCTCCAAATAGTCCCGATTGGCAAAAACATGCGCATCGTTTAACGCCTCCAGGGAACCAACCCGCCAATCGGCGCTGCGCGGCAAATGCTGGGCC from the Bacilli bacterium genome contains:
- the serC gene encoding 3-phosphoserine/phosphohydroxythreonine transaminase; amino-acid sequence: MGNRAYNFNAGPAALPLAVLEQAQSEFVDYNGIGMSVMEISHRSKEYDAINTETQNLFKELLSIPDGYKVLFLQGGASTQFAMVPLNFLPKGKKAGYVMTGSWSEKALKEAKLIGETEIVATSEADHFTRVPNVNSLQLASDLAYVHITSNETIGGIQYKEYPNTKDIPLVADMSSDILSRPVNVGNFALIYAGAQKNLGPSGVTLVIIREDWVEKANKELPTMLKYATHVKSDSLYNTPPAYSVYVMNLVLKWVKGQGGLSAIARRNEEKAKLLYDAIDRSGGFYKGVAANDSRSLMNITFRLANEELEKAFVKESGEHGFVGLKGHRSVGGLRASAYNAVPVEACKALAEFMADFQKRHG
- the aroF gene encoding 3-deoxy-7-phosphoheptulonate synthase — translated: MIAILSHSATEERLMGIVRFIEKHGMQAHISRGTDRTVVGIVGKADPTLAEQLRQLSGVEEVIKISKSYKLASREFHPDNTIIDIKGVKFGGEEIVVMGGPCAVESPKQIDEIARLVKAAGGQVLRGGAFKPRTGPYSFQGIGVEGLEMMAEAAAKHGLLTVTEVMTPEYVDICAKYADILQVGTRNMQNFDLLRKLGTVRKAVLLKRGFSATYDEFLNAAEYILAGGNPNVLLCERGIRTFETYTRNTLDLNAVPVLHQLSHLPVIVDPSHATGRRELVETMAKASIAAGADGLIIEMHTDPDNSMTGDGVQSLFPDQFARLLKDLEKLAPVLGRSFTTRKEPFPV
- a CDS encoding DUF2062 domain-containing protein; its protein translation is MKGRYQLLKRIKKWFKYKYLLLLRAKGGPSKVAKGFSIGLFIEMFTLPTIGIAFFLIFPLVYFFRASFAGALIGFVFGKVIYTAVFLLNKRVGGLVVSRAVEMRLHEMLPDWLGKVFVFNLKLIVGGIIDGAIMGIIVYFPVRLLLEVYARRRTEKRKLRKKARLQEK
- a CDS encoding 4-hydroxy-3-methylbut-2-enyl diphosphate reductase, whose amino-acid sequence is MQVLKISPRGYCYGVVDAIKLALLTAKNIHTPRPIYILGMIVHNRNVTKAFEKEGIVTLDGPNRLDILEQVDKGTVLFTAHGVSPEVRRRAREKGLTVIDATCPDVTKTHDLIREKTAQGYEVIYIGKKGHPEPEGAVGVCPEHVTLIEKEAEVASLNVQSDKIVITNQTTMSQWDIRHIMNKCLEKYPHAEVHNEICMATQKRQEAVARRGKNADLVIVVGDPRSNNSNRLAQVAEEIAGVKAYRVADVTEIRQSWLMGKRNVAVTSGASTPTPITKEVIQYLEQFDENDPSTWEIVRTVDMDRLLFQAREK